A part of Agromyces protaetiae genomic DNA contains:
- a CDS encoding ATP-binding cassette domain-containing protein, with protein MTLAIDARGLGKRFGTATVLGGVDLAVEQGEVFALLGPNGSGKTTTINILTTLVHPDGGTASVAGCDVVRDPDGVRARISLTGQSAAVDEALTGRENLVMLARLSGLRGRAAAQRAAELLERFDLTDASGRRVSTYSGGMRRRLDLALSLVVPAPVLFLDEPTTGLDPHSRLELWNVIGDIAAAGTTVFLTTQYLEEADRLADRIAVLDGGRIVAEGTAAELKARVGGEVVELREASDGLLAELPTDGSVHGLRAAIDELDRLEASALPGVHVTIRRPSLDDVFLHLTATEVPA; from the coding sequence ATGACCCTCGCGATCGACGCGCGCGGCCTCGGCAAGCGCTTCGGCACGGCGACCGTCCTGGGCGGCGTCGACCTGGCCGTCGAGCAAGGCGAGGTCTTCGCCCTCCTCGGGCCGAACGGCTCGGGCAAGACCACGACCATCAACATCCTCACGACCCTCGTCCATCCCGACGGGGGCACCGCGTCCGTCGCCGGCTGCGACGTCGTGCGCGACCCCGACGGCGTCCGCGCGCGCATCAGCCTCACGGGCCAGTCGGCGGCCGTCGACGAAGCGCTCACGGGGCGGGAGAACCTCGTCATGCTCGCGCGCCTCTCGGGGCTGCGCGGCCGCGCCGCCGCGCAACGAGCGGCAGAGCTCCTCGAGCGCTTCGATCTGACGGATGCCTCGGGCCGCCGTGTCTCGACGTACTCCGGCGGCATGCGCCGACGTCTCGACCTCGCGCTCAGCCTCGTCGTCCCGGCGCCCGTGCTCTTCCTCGACGAGCCGACGACGGGCCTCGACCCGCACAGTCGACTCGAACTGTGGAACGTCATCGGCGACATCGCCGCAGCCGGCACGACCGTCTTCCTCACCACCCAGTACCTCGAGGAAGCCGACCGGCTCGCCGACCGCATCGCCGTGCTCGACGGCGGCCGCATCGTCGCCGAGGGCACAGCGGCCGAGCTCAAGGCGCGCGTCGGCGGCGAGGTCGTCGAGCTCCGCGAGGCCTCCGACGGGCTCCTCGCCGAGCTCCCGACCGACGGCAGCGTCCACGGACTCCGAGCCGCGATCGACGAGCTCGACCGGCTCGAGGCATCCGCCCTCCCGGGCGTGCACGTGACCATCCGCCGCCCGAGCCTCGACGACGTGTTCCTCCACCTCACCGCGACGGAGGTGCCGGCATGA
- a CDS encoding TetR/AcrR family transcriptional regulator: MTVEPPAVPAAPEPELPRGVALAWGVAANPQRGPKRELSIERIVEAAVEIADAEGLGAVSMARVAQSLGYTTMSLYRYVSAKDDLLTLMQEIGTGLPPEPSPDLAAGDWRGRLRELSRAQVEHYLAHPWLLDIPIEGTPVTPNNLAWMDAMLDALADVPVDEFERVAIMLLFTGQMRWRGTIERAYADAASAAGVDPQAIDDARDALLDTLVTAQEFPAVRRAIDAGVFRDETGDPLEFGFERLLDGVAGYVAERAAGAPRDIPAPADPVEAEAAGDKKVREAQKAVREAEKRLRDARKLARDATREATRRIRDSRR, encoded by the coding sequence ATGACCGTCGAGCCGCCCGCCGTCCCCGCCGCACCTGAACCCGAACTCCCCCGGGGCGTGGCCCTCGCGTGGGGCGTCGCCGCCAACCCGCAACGCGGGCCGAAGCGCGAGCTCAGCATCGAACGGATCGTCGAAGCCGCCGTCGAGATCGCCGACGCCGAAGGCCTCGGAGCCGTCTCGATGGCGCGCGTCGCCCAATCGCTCGGCTACACGACGATGTCGCTCTACCGCTACGTCTCGGCGAAAGACGACCTTCTGACCCTCATGCAGGAGATCGGCACGGGCCTCCCGCCCGAACCCTCCCCCGACCTCGCCGCGGGCGACTGGCGCGGGCGCCTCCGCGAACTCTCACGCGCACAGGTCGAGCACTACCTCGCACACCCGTGGCTCCTCGACATCCCCATCGAGGGCACGCCCGTCACGCCCAACAACCTCGCCTGGATGGACGCGATGCTCGACGCGCTCGCAGACGTTCCCGTCGACGAGTTCGAACGCGTCGCGATCATGCTCCTCTTCACGGGGCAGATGCGCTGGCGCGGCACGATCGAACGCGCCTACGCCGACGCCGCGAGCGCCGCGGGCGTCGACCCTCAGGCGATCGACGACGCGCGCGACGCCCTGCTCGACACCCTCGTCACTGCCCAGGAGTTCCCCGCCGTGCGACGAGCGATCGACGCGGGCGTCTTCCGCGACGAGACCGGCGACCCCCTCGAATTCGGCTTCGAACGGCTCCTCGACGGCGTCGCAGGCTACGTCGCCGAACGCGCCGCGGGTGCGCCGCGGGACATCCCGGCGCCCGCCGACCCCGTCGAGGCAGAGGCCGCGGGCGACAAGAAGGTGCGCGAAGCGCAGAAGGCCGTCCGCGAGGCCGAGAAACGCCTCCGCGACGCGCGCAAGCTCGCGCGCGATGCGACGCGGGAGGCCACGAGGCGCATTCGCGATTCGCGGCGGTGA
- the prmC gene encoding peptide chain release factor N(5)-glutamine methyltransferase, which yields MSSSADVPAPTLREARDAAASRLARAGVGDAEIDAELLLGHVLGLSRGALQARMVIGGALEAADASVFEGLVERRAAREPLQHLTGRAPFRSLELAVGPGVFVPRPETEQVAQLAIDALRAAAEPEPIGVDLGSGSGAIAISLATEVPHARVWAVENSPAAFPWTRRNVDESGAENLTLVFGDLADALVELEGRVAVVVSNPPYVPLTMPPRDPEVRLHDPEAALYGGLDGLDVVRVLSVRARELLRPGGALVIEHAEHQSTEIAAILSADGWRGIMHHEDLTRRDRATTAVR from the coding sequence GTGAGTTCGAGCGCGGATGTCCCTGCCCCCACCTTGCGCGAGGCGCGGGATGCCGCGGCGTCCCGGCTCGCGCGCGCGGGCGTCGGCGACGCGGAGATAGACGCGGAACTCCTGCTCGGCCACGTGCTCGGCCTGTCGCGCGGTGCGCTGCAGGCGCGCATGGTGATCGGCGGTGCGCTCGAGGCTGCGGATGCCTCGGTGTTCGAGGGTCTCGTCGAGCGGCGCGCCGCGCGTGAGCCGCTCCAGCACCTCACGGGGCGCGCGCCGTTCCGCTCGCTCGAGCTCGCGGTGGGGCCGGGGGTCTTCGTGCCGCGGCCCGAGACCGAGCAGGTCGCCCAGCTCGCGATCGACGCGCTCCGCGCGGCCGCCGAGCCCGAGCCGATCGGGGTCGACCTGGGGTCGGGCAGCGGCGCGATCGCGATCTCGCTCGCGACCGAGGTGCCGCACGCGCGAGTGTGGGCGGTCGAGAACTCGCCTGCGGCCTTCCCGTGGACCCGCCGCAACGTCGACGAGTCGGGCGCCGAGAATCTGACGCTCGTGTTCGGCGACCTCGCCGATGCACTGGTCGAGCTCGAGGGCCGGGTCGCGGTCGTCGTGTCGAATCCGCCGTACGTGCCGCTCACGATGCCGCCGCGCGATCCCGAGGTGCGGTTGCACGATCCCGAGGCGGCGCTTTACGGCGGGCTCGACGGCCTCGATGTCGTGCGCGTGCTGTCGGTGCGGGCGCGGGAGCTGCTGCGACCGGGCGGCGCGCTCGTGATCGAGCACGCCGAGCATCAGTCGACCGAGATCGCGGCGATCCTGTCGGCCGACGGCTGGCGCGGGATCATGCACCACGAGGACCTCACGCGGCGCGACCGGGCGACGACCGCCGTTCGCTGA
- the cysK gene encoding cysteine synthase A encodes MGQVYDNITQVFGRTPLVRLNRITDGAEATVLAKLEFYNPTASVKDRLGVGIVDAAEASGALAPGGTIVEGTSGNTGIALAAIGAARGYKVILAMPETMSAERKALLKAYGAELVLTPGAEGMKGAVAKAEQIAAETPGAILARQFENEANVAIHRKTTAEEVWADTDGGVDIFVSGIGTGGTLTGTGQVLKERKPEVKIVGVEPAESPILNGGQPGPHKIQGIGANFVPAILDRDVYDEIIDVNIDQAVATARRLGQEEGILGGISSGATVYAALELAKRPENAGKTIVVIVASYGERYLSTVLYEGIV; translated from the coding sequence ATGGGCCAGGTCTACGACAACATCACCCAGGTCTTCGGACGCACGCCGCTCGTGCGTCTCAACCGCATCACCGACGGCGCCGAAGCCACCGTGCTCGCGAAGCTCGAGTTCTACAACCCGACCGCGAGCGTCAAGGACCGCCTCGGCGTCGGCATCGTCGACGCGGCCGAGGCCTCGGGCGCGCTCGCCCCCGGCGGCACGATCGTCGAGGGCACGAGCGGCAACACGGGCATCGCACTCGCCGCGATCGGCGCCGCGCGCGGCTACAAGGTCATCCTCGCGATGCCCGAGACGATGTCGGCCGAGCGCAAGGCGCTCCTCAAGGCGTACGGCGCCGAGCTCGTGCTCACGCCCGGTGCCGAGGGCATGAAGGGCGCCGTCGCGAAGGCCGAGCAGATCGCAGCCGAGACCCCCGGCGCGATCCTCGCCCGCCAGTTCGAGAACGAGGCGAACGTCGCCATCCACCGGAAGACCACGGCCGAAGAGGTCTGGGCCGACACCGACGGCGGCGTCGACATCTTCGTCTCCGGCATCGGCACAGGCGGCACCCTCACGGGCACCGGCCAGGTGCTCAAGGAGCGCAAGCCCGAGGTGAAGATCGTCGGCGTCGAGCCCGCCGAGTCGCCGATCCTCAACGGCGGCCAGCCCGGCCCGCACAAGATCCAAGGCATCGGCGCGAACTTCGTGCCCGCGATCCTCGACCGCGATGTCTACGACGAAATCATCGACGTCAACATCGACCAGGCCGTCGCCACCGCGCGCCGCCTCGGCCAGGAAGAGGGCATCCTCGGAGGCATCTCGTCGGGTGCCACCGTGTACGCTGCCCTCGAACTCGCCAAGCGACCCGAGAACGCCGGCAAGACCATCGTCGTGATCGTCGCGAGCTACGGCGAGCGCTACCTCTCGACCGTGCTCTACGAAGGCATCGTCTGA
- the epsC gene encoding serine O-acetyltransferase EpsC, with translation MPILKTLKEDLATARAHDPAARSDLEVFLAYSGLHAIWTYRLTHKLWVAGWRLPARLISQLTRFFTGIEIHPGATIGRRFFIDHGMGVVIGETAIVGDDVMLYHGVTLGGKAPRNTPPGTKRHPTLDDGVTVGAGAKILGDIVVGAWSAVGANAVVTKSAPAHSLVVGVPATVKPLSSSTADAARGIHDWHWMI, from the coding sequence GTGCCGATCCTCAAGACGCTGAAGGAAGACCTCGCGACCGCCCGTGCGCACGACCCCGCCGCACGGAGCGATCTCGAGGTCTTCCTCGCGTATTCGGGCCTGCACGCGATCTGGACCTACCGACTCACACACAAGCTGTGGGTCGCGGGGTGGCGTCTGCCCGCGCGCCTCATCTCTCAGCTCACCCGGTTCTTCACGGGCATCGAGATCCACCCCGGGGCCACGATCGGCCGACGGTTCTTCATCGACCACGGCATGGGCGTCGTGATCGGCGAGACCGCGATCGTCGGCGACGACGTCATGCTGTACCACGGCGTCACCCTCGGCGGAAAGGCGCCTCGCAACACTCCCCCGGGCACCAAGCGGCACCCCACCCTCGACGACGGCGTGACCGTCGGCGCGGGCGCGAAGATCCTCGGCGACATCGTCGTCGGCGCGTGGAGCGCCGTCGGCGCCAACGCCGTCGTCACGAAGTCGGCCCCTGCGCACTCGCTCGTCGTCGGCGTGCCCGCGACCGTCAAGCCGCTCTCGTCGTCGACGGCCGATGCCGCGCGAGGCATCCACGACTGGCACTGGATGATCTGA
- the prfA gene encoding peptide chain release factor 1, with protein MFETVHALIAEHGELQQELADPALHADPARAKKVNRRYAELSKIVAAHTAWVQAQDDLDAARELAKEDDAFAEEVPALEEALAEAQEKLRRLLIPRDPDDGRDVIMEIKGGEGGAESALFAADLLRMYIQYAQSKGWKTELLERDESDLGGYKNVQVAIKSNATDPSQGVWAHLKYEGGVHRVQRVPVTETQGRIHTSTTGVLVFPEVDEPEELEINQNDLKIDVYRSSGPGGQSVNTTDSAVRITHLPTGIVVSMQNEKSQLQNREAGMRVLRARLLARQQEELAAVASDARKSQIRSMDRSERIRTYNFPENRIADHRTGYKAYNLDAVMNGALDPIIDSAIRADEEAQLAGDDA; from the coding sequence GTGTTCGAGACCGTCCACGCCCTGATCGCCGAGCACGGGGAGCTCCAGCAGGAGCTCGCCGACCCGGCGCTCCACGCCGACCCCGCACGCGCGAAGAAGGTCAACCGGCGCTACGCCGAGCTGTCCAAGATCGTCGCCGCGCACACGGCGTGGGTGCAGGCCCAAGACGACCTCGACGCGGCGCGTGAGCTCGCGAAGGAAGACGACGCGTTCGCCGAAGAGGTGCCCGCGCTCGAGGAGGCGCTCGCCGAGGCCCAGGAGAAGCTCCGGCGACTCCTGATCCCGCGCGACCCCGACGACGGCCGCGACGTCATCATGGAGATCAAGGGCGGCGAAGGGGGCGCGGAGAGCGCCCTCTTCGCGGCCGACCTCCTGCGCATGTACATCCAGTACGCGCAGTCGAAGGGGTGGAAGACCGAGCTCCTCGAGCGCGACGAGTCCGACCTCGGCGGCTACAAGAACGTACAGGTCGCGATCAAGTCGAACGCGACCGACCCGTCGCAGGGCGTCTGGGCGCACTTGAAGTACGAGGGCGGCGTGCACCGTGTGCAGCGCGTGCCCGTGACCGAGACGCAGGGTCGCATCCACACGTCGACCACGGGCGTGCTCGTCTTCCCCGAGGTCGACGAGCCCGAAGAGCTCGAGATCAACCAGAACGACCTCAAGATCGACGTCTACCGGTCGTCGGGTCCCGGCGGGCAGTCGGTCAACACGACCGACTCCGCGGTGCGCATCACCCACCTGCCGACGGGCATCGTCGTCTCGATGCAGAACGAGAAGTCGCAGCTGCAGAACCGCGAGGCCGGCATGCGCGTGCTCCGGGCCCGCCTGCTCGCGCGTCAGCAGGAAGAGCTCGCGGCCGTGGCATCCGACGCCCGAAAGTCGCAGATCCGCTCGATGGATCGCTCTGAGCGCATCCGCACGTACAACTTCCCCGAGAACCGCATCGCCGACCACCGCACGGGCTACAAGGCGTACAACCTCGACGCCGTCATGAACGGCGCCCTCGACCCCATCATCGATTCCGCGATCCGTGCCGACGAAGAGGCGCAGCTCGCGGGCGACGACGCCTGA